From Ignatzschineria sp. RMDPL8A, a single genomic window includes:
- a CDS encoding TM2 domain-containing protein — protein MGNSDKSKVAAILLCLFLGGLGIHRFYVGKIGTGILMILTLGGLGIWALIDLVMIIVGKFTDKEGRLLAD, from the coding sequence GTGGGCAATAGCGATAAGAGTAAGGTAGCCGCAATTTTATTATGTCTCTTTTTAGGCGGTTTAGGCATTCACCGATTTTATGTCGGTAAAATCGGCACTGGAATCTTAATGATTTTAACGCTGGGCGGTTTAGGCATCTGGGCGTTAATCGATTTAGTGATGATCATTGTGGGTAAATTTACCGATAAAGAAGGCCGATTACTCGCCGATTAA
- the yiiM gene encoding 6-hydroxyaminopurine reductase, translated as MSNVSNLSNLPDLSNCSDSSTFSVTSYLGKIQPFAGAEPSAIAKKAFQTPVFLTKLGLVGDEQAEKRFHGGPDRALCHYPREHYTYWQTTYPALADYFVAPGFGENISTLGMTESNTFIGDIYRWGDAIIQVTQPRSPCYKLNFHLKIDDLSLQMQQTGFCGWLYRVISEGVVSPDTPLERLSRNSSLSVQRDIDIAFNEPFNEANTRLILQSAGLSASWCHTMQTRLLTGEIESFEGRLFNNPHAK; from the coding sequence ATGTCGAATGTATCCAATCTGTCCAATCTACCTGATCTATCCAATTGTTCTGATTCCTCTACCTTTTCGGTCACGAGTTATCTAGGAAAAATCCAGCCATTTGCCGGCGCAGAACCAAGCGCAATTGCCAAAAAGGCCTTTCAAACGCCGGTCTTTCTTACCAAACTCGGGCTCGTCGGCGATGAGCAGGCTGAAAAACGTTTCCATGGCGGACCGGATCGAGCGCTGTGTCACTATCCGCGCGAGCATTACACCTATTGGCAAACGACCTATCCCGCTCTTGCCGATTATTTTGTCGCACCCGGTTTTGGGGAAAATATCTCCACGCTCGGCATGACTGAATCGAATACCTTTATAGGCGATATCTACCGCTGGGGCGATGCGATCATTCAGGTAACGCAACCGCGCTCCCCCTGCTATAAACTCAATTTCCATCTTAAAATTGATGACCTTTCGCTACAGATGCAACAAACCGGCTTTTGCGGCTGGCTCTATCGCGTCATTTCTGAAGGGGTGGTTTCGCCCGATACGCCGCTCGAAAGACTTTCGCGCAATAGTAGTCTCTCCGTCCAACGCGACATCGATATCGCATTTAATGAGCCTTTTAATGAAGCGAACACCCGTTTAATTCTCCAAAGTGCCGGCCTTTCAGCAAGCTGGTGTCACACTATGCAAACACGGCTACTCACCGGCGAAATTGAGAGCTTTGAGGGCCGTCTATTTAACAATCCTCACGCAAAATAA
- a CDS encoding NAD(P)(+) transhydrogenase (Re/Si-specific) subunit beta, translating to MSFIVEAGYFIAAITFIFALKRMSHPSTARSGINWAGMAMLFATIITIFHPAVSKHYLLMILAIALGGGWALRSAKKVAMTDMPQMIAIYNGVGGGSAALIGAIALLQIDATAAGYSSSIVWLAAVGALIGAISFTGSIIAWAKLDGRLKGTIRFKNRNAINGFIIGFALVFTLIIAGDATPNYGLIALFFIMTLAFGVLITIPIGGADMPVVISLFNALTGLAVAFEGIALDNGGLIIAGTVVGAAGTLLTQLMAKAMNRSLANVLFSNFGEQQSENSEIEGSMKPMDSSDAAISMSFAESVIIVPGYGLAVAQAQHKVAELTKLLQDRDIDVKFAIHPVAGRMPGHMNVLLAEAGIPYDLIFDLDEINEEFEKTDAVLVIGANDVVNPVARTDKSSPIYGMPILNADQAKQVFVVKRGQGAGFSGIENHLFYLDNTNMVYGDAQKVVSDMIAAIKTL from the coding sequence ATGAGTTTTATTGTTGAAGCGGGCTACTTTATTGCCGCGATTACCTTTATTTTTGCGCTTAAACGCATGAGCCATCCTTCCACTGCTCGTTCGGGCATCAATTGGGCGGGAATGGCGATGCTTTTTGCCACCATCATCACCATTTTCCACCCCGCGGTGAGTAAACATTATCTATTAATGATCCTTGCGATCGCGCTTGGCGGCGGTTGGGCACTTCGTTCAGCGAAAAAAGTGGCCATGACCGATATGCCGCAAATGATTGCGATCTACAACGGCGTTGGGGGCGGTTCGGCTGCTTTAATCGGTGCCATTGCCCTGTTACAAATTGATGCGACAGCAGCTGGTTATTCATCAAGCATTGTCTGGCTTGCGGCGGTGGGCGCGCTCATTGGGGCGATCTCATTTACCGGATCAATCATCGCTTGGGCAAAACTCGATGGCCGTTTAAAAGGCACCATTCGTTTTAAAAATCGTAACGCCATTAACGGATTTATCATTGGATTTGCGCTCGTATTCACCCTGATTATCGCAGGGGACGCAACGCCCAATTACGGTTTAATCGCGCTCTTTTTCATCATGACCTTAGCGTTTGGGGTGTTAATTACGATTCCAATCGGTGGCGCGGATATGCCAGTAGTGATCTCACTATTTAACGCATTAACCGGTTTAGCGGTCGCGTTTGAAGGGATTGCGCTCGATAACGGCGGTCTTATCATTGCCGGTACGGTTGTTGGTGCGGCAGGTACGCTTCTCACCCAGCTCATGGCGAAAGCGATGAACCGCTCACTTGCGAACGTGCTCTTTTCAAACTTTGGTGAGCAACAATCTGAAAATAGCGAAATCGAAGGCTCGATGAAACCGATGGATTCCTCTGATGCGGCAATCTCAATGAGCTTTGCTGAGAGCGTGATTATCGTTCCCGGTTATGGTTTAGCTGTCGCGCAAGCGCAACATAAAGTTGCTGAACTCACTAAACTTCTTCAAGATCGTGATATCGATGTGAAGTTTGCGATTCACCCGGTTGCAGGGCGTATGCCAGGCCATATGAACGTTCTCCTTGCGGAAGCAGGCATTCCTTACGATCTCATCTTCGACTTAGATGAAATTAACGAGGAATTTGAGAAGACCGATGCAGTGCTTGTGATTGGTGCAAACGACGTGGTAAACCCCGTTGCCCGTACCGATAAATCAAGCCCGATTTACGGCATGCCGATCTTAAACGCAGACCAAGCGAAACAAGTATTCGTAGTTAAACGCGGACAAGGTGCCGGCTTCTCAGGCATTGAAAATCACCTCTTCTACCTCGACAATACCAACATGGTCTATGGCGATGCGCAAAAAGTGGTGAGCGATATGATCGCTGCGATTAAAACGCTTTAA
- a CDS encoding NAD(P) transhydrogenase subunit alpha, which yields MITGFAALYIVMLSAIVGFEVISRVPAILHTPLMSGSNFIHGIVLVGAMIALGHADGFFQTTLAFIAVAFGAANAVGGYVVTDRMLEMFKPSNKEK from the coding sequence ATGATTACAGGATTTGCAGCACTCTATATTGTGATGCTTTCAGCGATTGTAGGGTTTGAGGTCATCTCACGCGTCCCTGCAATTTTACACACGCCCTTAATGTCAGGCTCGAACTTTATCCACGGAATCGTCTTAGTCGGCGCCATGATTGCTCTTGGCCACGCTGATGGTTTTTTCCAAACAACGCTTGCGTTTATCGCGGTGGCGTTTGGTGCGGCAAACGCAGTGGGCGGTTACGTGGTAACGGACCGAATGTTAGAGATGTTTAAGCCAAGCAACAAGGAGAAATAA
- a CDS encoding NAD(P) transhydrogenase subunit alpha has product MSNRIIVLKEGHDGEKRVALDPKIAAKFSALGFEVVIETGAGDQAHFPSDSYDNVTVADPEFKDRDIILCIQPPTLEQINSFKPDSLVVGMLDPYRNLETIEAFKNARISTIALEFIPRITRAQSMDVLSSQASITGYQGALIGASLAPRFFPMLTTAAGTIRPARVVVIGAGVAGLQAIATARRLGAQVEAYDIRAAAKEQVESLGAKLIETGVDASGQGGYARELTEEEKAKQAQALFDHIAKAHVVISTAAVPGRRAPLIITQEMVEAMPKGAVIVDLAADTGGNCALTKPGETIVHNDVTVTGPLLVPTRCAVHASEMYAQNIFNLLSPFINEGKLELDYDEEIIRECMITHDGQIVSDRIRKAMEDNQ; this is encoded by the coding sequence ATGAGTAATCGTATTATTGTTTTAAAAGAGGGACATGATGGTGAAAAGCGCGTCGCGCTCGATCCAAAGATTGCCGCTAAATTTAGCGCCCTCGGCTTTGAGGTTGTCATCGAAACCGGTGCCGGCGATCAAGCCCATTTCCCAAGCGACAGTTATGACAATGTCACCGTTGCCGATCCTGAATTTAAAGATCGCGACATTATTCTCTGCATTCAGCCCCCAACGCTTGAGCAGATCAATTCATTTAAACCCGATAGCTTAGTCGTCGGTATGCTCGATCCCTATCGTAATTTAGAGACGATCGAAGCCTTCAAAAATGCTCGCATTAGCACCATCGCATTAGAATTCATTCCCCGTATTACCCGTGCGCAAAGCATGGACGTACTCTCATCTCAAGCATCGATCACCGGCTACCAAGGCGCGCTGATTGGCGCTTCATTAGCACCACGCTTTTTCCCGATGTTAACCACCGCTGCCGGAACAATTCGTCCTGCACGCGTTGTAGTGATTGGTGCGGGCGTTGCCGGATTACAAGCAATCGCCACCGCTCGCCGTTTAGGGGCGCAAGTGGAAGCGTACGACATTCGCGCTGCCGCAAAAGAGCAAGTGGAATCCTTAGGGGCTAAATTGATCGAAACTGGCGTTGATGCCTCAGGTCAAGGCGGTTACGCTCGTGAACTGACCGAAGAGGAGAAAGCAAAACAAGCGCAAGCCCTCTTTGATCACATTGCCAAAGCCCATGTGGTGATTAGTACTGCTGCCGTTCCCGGTCGCCGTGCGCCGTTAATTATTACCCAAGAGATGGTGGAAGCGATGCCGAAAGGCGCGGTCATTGTAGACCTTGCCGCAGATACCGGCGGAAACTGTGCCCTCACAAAACCAGGCGAAACAATCGTACATAATGATGTCACCGTCACCGGGCCACTTTTAGTACCGACCCGCTGCGCTGTGCACGCCTCTGAAATGTACGCTCAAAACATCTTTAATTTACTCTCTCCATTCATTAATGAGGGCAAACTTGAGCTCGATTATGATGAAGAGATTATCCGCGAATGTATGATCACCCACGACGGCCAAATCGTCTCTGATCGTATTCGCAAAGCAATGGAGGACAATCAATGA
- the ccmC gene encoding heme ABC transporter permease CcmC gives MNKRKRRTWLSFFYKYASYKYYLPLVTKVAPWAFVISAMLAVAGLVSGLAMAPPDYQQGNSFRIFYIHVPAAILSTAVYATMAILSGIYLIWRIKLFAIIARSLAILGAAFTLISLVTGALWGAPTWGTWWVWDVRLTSQLILFFLYMGYIALDLAIEERERADKAISVLALVGLINVPIVKFSIYFSTSLHQGSTFFAKGGPSITSNMLYPALYMFGAYLFFSLGYVCLKSANLINKERLMKHYMRG, from the coding sequence GTGAATAAACGTAAGAGACGGACCTGGCTTAGCTTCTTCTATAAATACGCAAGCTATAAATACTATCTCCCACTTGTGACTAAAGTGGCCCCATGGGCCTTTGTGATCAGTGCGATGTTAGCCGTAGCGGGGCTTGTATCAGGATTGGCCATGGCGCCGCCGGATTATCAACAAGGCAATAGTTTCCGTATTTTCTATATTCACGTGCCTGCGGCAATTTTATCGACGGCCGTTTATGCAACGATGGCGATTTTAAGTGGGATCTATCTCATTTGGCGCATTAAACTCTTTGCCATCATTGCACGGTCTCTCGCGATTTTAGGCGCCGCCTTTACTCTTATTTCACTTGTCACCGGTGCGCTTTGGGGCGCGCCAACGTGGGGAACATGGTGGGTTTGGGATGTCAGATTAACCTCACAGCTCATCCTCTTTTTCCTCTATATGGGCTACATAGCCCTAGACCTTGCGATCGAAGAGCGCGAGCGCGCCGATAAAGCGATCTCGGTATTGGCCCTTGTGGGATTAATCAACGTTCCGATCGTGAAGTTTTCGATTTACTTTTCAACCAGTCTTCATCAAGGCAGTACCTTTTTCGCCAAAGGCGGTCCGAGCATCACCTCAAACATGCTCTATCCCGCACTTTATATGTTTGGCGCGTATCTCTTTTTTTCACTGGGGTATGTCTGCCTTAAGAGCGCAAATCTCATCAACAAAGAGCGCCTAATGAAGCACTATATGAGAGGATAG
- the ccmD gene encoding heme exporter protein CcmD → MEFAFNSFAEFLQMGKHGLYVWLSYGFFALCLLGLIVPLIIERKQLKKELKQEGL, encoded by the coding sequence ATGGAATTTGCGTTTAATTCATTTGCTGAATTTTTACAGATGGGGAAGCATGGACTTTATGTCTGGTTAAGTTACGGCTTTTTTGCATTGTGCCTCTTAGGGCTTATTGTGCCGTTAATCATCGAACGTAAACAGCTTAAAAAAGAACTCAAACAGGAAGGATTATAA
- the ccmE gene encoding cytochrome c maturation protein CcmE: MTPKRKQRLMIVVGIALMSFVSVGLMVWASRDNLSLYYSPDDVQAGAAPLHKTIRVGGVVDEGSLNRGTETLAVDFTVSVGDATPVKIIYDGILPDLFREGQGIVAKGKLQDDNTFIADEILAKHDETYMPPEVADAIEKSSHSLTEK; encoded by the coding sequence ATGACACCAAAACGTAAACAACGCTTAATGATTGTGGTCGGGATTGCGCTTATGTCGTTTGTCTCGGTAGGATTGATGGTATGGGCTTCGCGCGATAATTTAAGTCTCTACTATTCACCAGATGATGTGCAAGCCGGTGCAGCGCCGCTGCATAAAACCATTCGCGTTGGCGGGGTGGTTGATGAAGGCTCGCTCAATCGCGGTACGGAAACGCTTGCGGTTGATTTCACCGTATCGGTGGGGGACGCAACGCCGGTTAAAATTATTTATGATGGCATCTTGCCTGATCTTTTTAGAGAGGGGCAGGGCATTGTGGCGAAGGGAAAACTCCAAGATGACAACACCTTTATTGCCGATGAGATTTTAGCAAAACATGACGAAACCTATATGCCGCCTGAAGTGGCCGATGCGATTGAAAAATCATCTCACAGTTTAACTGAAAAATAA
- a CDS encoding heme lyase CcmF/NrfE family subunit, whose product MLPIGQLALYIALGVSILLFIMPLVGIYFRNQRLIYSARPLAVWLFLLVLLSFVALGYAFWINDFSYQYVANNSNTKLPGIYQLTAIWGGHEGSMLLWVFTLAIWMLLVVIFTKNMPIELSSTTLAILGGITVGFLAFLIFTSSPFERNLFGALYNGRDLNPLLQDPGLIIHPPLLYLGYVGYAVPFAFVCALLMTGHIDRVSIRWIRPWSLGAWLFLTLGITIGSWWAYYELGWGGWWFWDPVENASLIPWILGAALLHALAMTEKRKAFTLWSVIVAILTFSLSVLGTFLVRSGILTSVHSFASDPDRGLFILLILAIITLFGMVLLLFRASKIRQESSFGLISKESGILLNNIFLAIACFVVVLGTLFPLIVDILKVGKISVGEGYFNQYAVPLACMILFALGVGPLLRFKQDSLSRIKKELIIMAVGSIVLGVGTSFFYAGRLDPWVVIGLTLSFWVVFGVIFEIHHSRRKGQSFAGAVVNQSLSRWGMNLGHLGLVVTIVGITLTSHYSIEQDQLMKVGQRVDIREYGFELKALEKLQGPNYIGDKGTIQVYKNDKPLMMMYPEKRLYTVTGSPMSEVALRASLIDDLYVAMAEERGAEVWALRIYVKPFVRWIWIGGGIMAFAAMLSIFDRRYRARRSLAQND is encoded by the coding sequence ATGCTTCCGATTGGTCAGCTCGCCCTGTACATTGCTCTGGGCGTCTCTATACTTCTCTTTATTATGCCGCTTGTGGGAATCTATTTTCGCAATCAGCGCCTCATCTACTCGGCGCGCCCCTTAGCGGTTTGGCTCTTTTTATTGGTGCTCCTGTCGTTCGTGGCCCTTGGCTATGCGTTTTGGATTAATGATTTTAGCTATCAATATGTGGCCAATAACTCCAATACAAAACTCCCCGGAATCTATCAATTAACGGCGATCTGGGGCGGGCACGAAGGCTCGATGCTCCTTTGGGTCTTTACCCTTGCGATCTGGATGCTTTTGGTAGTGATTTTCACCAAAAACATGCCAATTGAGCTCTCCTCAACGACGCTCGCGATTTTGGGGGGGATTACCGTTGGTTTCTTAGCCTTTTTGATCTTTACCTCAAGCCCTTTTGAGCGCAATCTCTTTGGCGCACTCTATAACGGACGTGACCTCAATCCGCTACTGCAAGACCCGGGATTAATCATTCACCCACCGCTTCTCTATTTAGGCTATGTGGGCTATGCCGTGCCGTTTGCCTTTGTTTGTGCCCTTTTAATGACCGGCCATATTGACCGGGTTTCCATTCGCTGGATTCGCCCATGGTCGCTCGGCGCGTGGCTCTTCTTAACGCTCGGGATCACGATCGGCAGCTGGTGGGCTTACTATGAACTTGGCTGGGGCGGCTGGTGGTTCTGGGATCCGGTTGAAAACGCGTCGCTCATTCCATGGATTTTAGGCGCGGCACTGTTACATGCGCTCGCTATGACGGAAAAACGTAAAGCCTTTACCCTCTGGTCAGTAATTGTGGCGATCTTAACGTTTTCCCTCAGTGTGCTCGGTACCTTCTTAGTTCGTTCAGGGATCTTAACCTCGGTTCACTCCTTTGCTTCAGACCCTGATCGCGGGCTTTTCATCTTGTTAATTCTCGCGATTATTACCCTTTTTGGTATGGTGCTCCTCCTCTTTAGAGCCTCAAAAATTCGCCAAGAATCCTCATTTGGATTGATCTCGAAAGAATCAGGTATTTTACTCAATAATATCTTCCTTGCGATCGCCTGTTTTGTGGTGGTGCTTGGAACGCTCTTCCCGCTTATTGTGGATATCTTAAAAGTGGGTAAAATCTCCGTTGGGGAGGGGTATTTTAATCAATACGCTGTGCCGCTTGCTTGCATGATTTTGTTTGCACTCGGGGTTGGCCCGCTTCTTCGCTTTAAGCAAGATTCTTTAAGCCGTATTAAAAAAGAGCTCATCATTATGGCGGTTGGCTCCATTGTTCTTGGCGTTGGCACCAGCTTTTTCTATGCAGGTCGCCTCGATCCGTGGGTGGTGATCGGATTAACCTTGAGCTTCTGGGTGGTCTTTGGGGTGATCTTTGAGATTCATCACAGTCGCCGTAAAGGGCAAAGTTTTGCCGGCGCAGTGGTCAATCAAAGTCTTTCACGCTGGGGCATGAATCTTGGGCATTTAGGACTGGTTGTCACTATCGTTGGCATCACGCTCACCTCGCACTACAGCATTGAGCAAGACCAATTGATGAAAGTGGGGCAACGGGTCGATATTCGTGAATATGGATTTGAATTAAAAGCGCTTGAAAAGCTGCAAGGTCCGAACTATATCGGCGATAAAGGCACCATTCAAGTCTATAAAAACGATAAACCGTTAATGATGATGTATCCCGAAAAACGCCTCTATACCGTGACCGGCTCACCGATGAGTGAGGTGGCACTGCGCGCGTCGCTGATTGATGATCTTTATGTGGCGATGGCGGAAGAGCGGGGCGCTGAGGTGTGGGCATTACGAATTTATGTGAAACCGTTTGTGCGCTGGATCTGGATTGGGGGCGGAATTATGGCGTTTGCAGCCATGTTATCGATCTTTGATCGCCGTTATCGCGCACGTCGCAGTTTGGCACAAAATGATTAG
- a CDS encoding DsbE family thiol:disulfide interchange protein: MIRAVIAGIVVVTLGFMIFLFTGLGNDPTKLEAQIIGNKLPAFSADQLKAPGEVKTIITDSDFKGPALINVWATWCPTCKAEHEALNELSNRGVKIYGIDYQDDPVKADKWLRDLGNPYLLTIEDRKGRIGFDFGVYAAPETYFIDADGIVTYRHTGEVSLENWESTLKAYYGKSWAEVQAIGAEK, encoded by the coding sequence ATGATTCGAGCAGTAATTGCCGGCATTGTCGTTGTGACGCTCGGCTTTATGATCTTCCTCTTTACCGGGCTCGGGAACGATCCGACAAAACTTGAAGCGCAGATTATCGGCAACAAATTGCCGGCGTTTAGTGCGGATCAATTAAAAGCGCCGGGTGAGGTGAAAACCATCATTACCGACAGTGATTTTAAAGGTCCTGCCCTCATTAACGTCTGGGCGACCTGGTGTCCGACCTGTAAAGCGGAGCATGAAGCGCTTAACGAGCTCTCAAACCGCGGGGTTAAAATCTACGGCATCGATTATCAAGATGATCCGGTGAAAGCGGATAAATGGTTGCGCGATTTAGGCAATCCTTATCTTTTAACCATTGAAGATCGCAAAGGGCGAATCGGCTTTGACTTTGGTGTCTACGCCGCGCCTGAAACCTACTTTATTGATGCCGATGGCATTGTCACCTATCGTCATACCGGCGAAGTGAGTTTAGAGAATTGGGAATCCACGCTCAAAGCGTATTACGGTAAATCGTGGGCAGAGGTTCAAGCCATAGGAGCGGAAAAATGA
- a CDS encoding cytochrome c-type biogenesis protein CcmH, giving the protein MIRLIKMMKTLSLILVAMLTLNVASAAINVYEFDNEVDQRRFQSLISELRCPTCQNQSIAESNALSAQTMKDLTYELIVDGRSDAEIVGFMVERYGDFATYNPPVKPVTWVLWFGPVVILLLILGYVLFIRRPKETKVPSGSELSADETARLNEILQKDETL; this is encoded by the coding sequence ATGATTCGTTTAATAAAGATGATGAAGACGCTCTCACTCATTTTGGTGGCGATGCTGACATTGAATGTGGCAAGCGCTGCGATTAACGTCTATGAGTTTGACAATGAGGTCGATCAGCGCCGTTTCCAGTCGCTCATTAGTGAGCTTCGTTGCCCGACCTGTCAAAACCAAAGCATTGCGGAATCGAATGCGCTCTCGGCACAAACCATGAAAGATTTGACCTACGAGCTCATTGTTGATGGGCGTTCGGATGCGGAGATTGTGGGCTTTATGGTGGAGCGCTACGGCGATTTTGCCACCTATAATCCCCCCGTGAAACCGGTCACTTGGGTGCTCTGGTTTGGCCCGGTGGTGATTTTATTGTTAATTTTAGGGTATGTACTCTTTATTCGTCGCCCAAAAGAGACGAAAGTACCGAGCGGTAGCGAGCTCTCTGCCGATGAAACCGCCCGCCTGAACGAGATATTACAAAAAGACGAGACATTATGA
- the ccmI gene encoding c-type cytochrome biogenesis protein CcmI — protein sequence MILTTVLLILITLGVIFYSLFFKRSFKKVRLKEVYREKYHSDTEALERSLNAGKLTEAEYEHQKTELARDLLAVSREDRQFSMPTLALFVLLGAFVTGLTATYFWKTDYAEAEKTFDLERDHYLPIVEAWLAEMDLEALRNGATPADFPPPEDLISSEEGYRGAFRVLNYLSTKDEHQDAKLLYVLASFYLGYAQYEKGFLDTVYDIYVDLYSVEKEPSFFLQSSLVRLQYLRGNEELTPRIEGLFDTLATNYPDEEAFLLDYVDVLQKHNKAEKANAYLRHFYYRAALAPNIALTAEEEPFIAELTAWADRLNIEWLRNRHLTDEMPYPDNFMQLLTSNPDSAKRVVQVFNASVENDDPKRLYVLLDLFLKRNEFFLLPPVLEALESIEPENYHIDRVYLNLEFSMAYLLGDAAKGRLTPELVNRFNALVRNYPDDVTQFFEYGLILGNNGLYDGAITQLESFKEGILDPNAKSATESVIRDFRARKVSEANALNEAKEESAVAESGYRVELSLAPNFNVDAVNPNGILFVYLRPEGSAGGPPLAAKRIPLREIQSWPLTVTIGENDRLMGGGKPFAEMKGIAVSARISQTGDPVAGAGDYETGIVVIRGDQEDSLSLILDRMVE from the coding sequence ATGATTCTTACCACAGTTTTACTGATTTTAATTACGCTCGGGGTGATTTTCTATTCACTCTTTTTCAAGCGTTCCTTTAAAAAAGTGCGTCTTAAAGAGGTGTACCGCGAGAAATATCACAGCGATACCGAAGCGCTTGAACGCTCTCTTAACGCCGGGAAACTGACGGAAGCGGAATATGAGCATCAAAAAACCGAGCTTGCCCGAGACCTTTTAGCCGTTTCTCGCGAGGATCGTCAATTTTCGATGCCAACGCTTGCGCTCTTTGTACTGCTTGGCGCGTTTGTTACCGGTTTAACGGCCACCTACTTTTGGAAGACCGATTACGCGGAAGCGGAAAAGACCTTCGATCTTGAGCGAGACCACTATCTGCCAATTGTTGAGGCGTGGTTAGCTGAGATGGATCTTGAGGCACTGCGTAATGGGGCAACGCCCGCTGATTTCCCGCCACCAGAGGATTTGATCTCAAGTGAAGAGGGTTATCGCGGAGCATTTCGTGTGCTCAATTATTTAAGTACCAAAGATGAGCATCAGGATGCCAAACTCCTCTACGTGCTCGCAAGTTTTTACTTGGGTTATGCGCAATATGAGAAGGGCTTTTTAGATACGGTATACGATATTTATGTCGATCTCTACAGCGTTGAGAAAGAGCCGAGTTTCTTCTTGCAATCCTCGCTCGTTCGCCTGCAATATCTTCGTGGTAATGAGGAATTAACCCCGCGGATTGAAGGGCTATTTGATACGCTTGCCACCAATTATCCCGATGAAGAGGCGTTCCTACTTGATTATGTCGATGTGCTGCAAAAACATAATAAAGCGGAAAAAGCCAATGCCTATCTGCGCCATTTCTATTATCGCGCGGCGTTAGCACCCAATATCGCGTTAACGGCGGAAGAAGAGCCCTTTATTGCAGAGCTCACTGCGTGGGCCGATCGCTTAAATATTGAGTGGCTTCGTAATCGTCATTTAACGGACGAAATGCCCTATCCCGATAATTTCATGCAGCTCTTAACGAGCAATCCTGACAGTGCTAAACGCGTTGTCCAAGTCTTTAATGCCTCCGTTGAGAATGACGATCCAAAGCGTCTTTATGTGCTGCTTGATCTCTTCTTAAAACGCAATGAGTTTTTCCTTTTGCCCCCGGTGCTCGAAGCGCTTGAATCGATCGAACCTGAGAATTATCACATCGATCGCGTCTACTTAAATCTTGAGTTTTCCATGGCCTACCTTTTAGGTGATGCGGCAAAAGGGCGCTTAACCCCCGAGCTTGTGAATCGTTTTAATGCGCTGGTGCGTAATTATCCTGACGATGTGACGCAATTTTTTGAATATGGCCTTATTTTAGGCAATAACGGACTTTACGATGGGGCGATTACGCAACTTGAAAGTTTCAAAGAGGGGATTTTAGATCCCAATGCGAAATCCGCAACTGAGAGCGTGATTCGTGATTTTAGAGCGCGTAAAGTAAGTGAAGCGAATGCGTTAAATGAGGCGAAAGAGGAGAGTGCGGTGGCTGAATCGGGCTATCGTGTTGAGCTCTCGCTTGCGCCAAACTTTAATGTGGATGCGGTCAATCCCAATGGCATTTTATTTGTCTATCTGCGGCCTGAAGGCAGTGCGGGCGGTCCGCCTCTTGCGGCAAAACGGATTCCTCTACGAGAGATTCAATCGTGGCCATTGACGGTGACGATTGGTGAAAATGATCGCTTAATGGGCGGTGGCAAACCTTTTGCTGAGATGAAGGGTATTGCAGTATCGGCGCGCATTAGCCAAACCGGCGACCCGGTCGCAGGGGCGGGCGATTATGAAACTGGGATCGTGGTGATTCGCGGAGATCAAGAAGATTCGCTGTCGCTCATTTTAGATCGCATGGTGGAGTGA